One stretch of Candidatus Neomarinimicrobiota bacterium DNA includes these proteins:
- a CDS encoding oxidoreductase, translating into MSKPKVAFYWCASCGGCEEAVVDLAEGILPVVEAVDIVFWPVALDFKRSDVEAMADGEIAACFVNGAIRTSEQEEMAQLLRRKAQLLIAFGSCAHMGGIPGLANFKDRDSILERVYQEVPTIGNPEKTRPQEETPIDGDESLTLPAFSNTVRTLDQTVDVDYYLPGCPPPVKLIVNAVTAILEGKLPPKGTVLAPDKALCDECPRKETKPEEMKIEQFKRPHQIIIDPEECLLAQGLLCLGPATRSGCEAACINGNMPCTGCLGPTSRVKDYGAKALSAIASSLEADDEQTIARLMEGIVDPAGTFYRYSLPASLLHRRRQTTEGTEA; encoded by the coding sequence ATGAGCAAACCCAAAGTAGCATTTTACTGGTGTGCATCTTGTGGCGGCTGCGAGGAAGCCGTAGTCGACCTGGCGGAGGGCATCCTGCCCGTCGTGGAGGCCGTGGATATCGTCTTCTGGCCCGTAGCACTGGATTTCAAACGCTCCGACGTGGAAGCCATGGCCGATGGCGAGATCGCCGCCTGCTTCGTCAATGGAGCCATCCGCACCTCCGAACAGGAGGAAATGGCCCAGCTGCTGCGCCGCAAAGCACAACTGCTGATCGCCTTCGGCAGCTGCGCCCATATGGGCGGAATCCCCGGCCTGGCCAATTTCAAGGACCGCGACAGTATCCTGGAGCGTGTCTACCAGGAGGTCCCCACGATAGGTAATCCCGAGAAGACCCGCCCCCAAGAAGAAACCCCCATTGACGGCGACGAATCCCTGACCCTGCCCGCCTTTAGCAACACGGTCCGCACCCTCGATCAGACCGTGGACGTGGACTACTACCTGCCGGGATGCCCGCCCCCGGTTAAGTTGATCGTGAACGCGGTCACAGCCATCCTGGAAGGCAAGCTGCCACCCAAGGGCACCGTGCTCGCTCCCGATAAGGCCTTGTGCGACGAGTGCCCCCGGAAGGAGACCAAGCCGGAGGAAATGAAGATCGAGCAGTTCAAACGCCCCCATCAGATCATAATTGATCCCGAGGAATGCCTGCTGGCCCAGGGACTTTTATGCCTGGGCCCGGCCACCCGCAGTGGCTGCGAGGCCGCCTGTATCAATGGTAATATGCCCTGCACCGGCTGCCTGGGACCCACCAGCCGCGTAAAGGACTACGGCGCCAAGGCTCTCTCGGCCATTGCCTCTTCCCTGGAGGCCGACGACGAGCAGACAATCGCCCGTCTAATGGAAGGCATCGTAGATCCGGCAGGCACCTTTTATCGCTACAGCCTTCCGGCTTCTTTACTGCATCGACGCCGGCAGACAACAGAAGGAACTGAGGCATGA
- a CDS encoding Ni/Fe hydrogenase subunit alpha: MSQTIVIDPITRLEGHGKIDIILNDQGNVDRAYFRVPELRGFEKFAEGRPAEDMPQITSRICGVCPTAHHMASTKTLDDLYKVDPPPAAKKIREMVYTCFMVEDHALHFYFLGGPDFVVGPTAPKAERNILGVLGKVGLEIGKEVIGLRKQIRDLISLAGGKVIHPVFGLPGGISKALTAEDQEKFIAGANHAVEFGLFSLNLFNDVVLKNPDYVGHITSDTYTHETYYMGLMDENNKVNFYDGQIRVVSPDGKEFVKFPVQQYLEHVAEHVEPWSYVKFPYLATVGWTGFEDGIKSGVYCVAPLARLNASDGMATPKAQEAYELYNKTLGGKPVHHTLANHWARLIELLYAAERLKELANDPDIINPDVRTIPTATPEEGMGVVEAPRGTLFHHYQTDERGVITKANLIVATQNNAARIAMSVDKAARGLIKNGKVDDGILNMVEMAFRAYDPCHGCATHALPGQMPLIVSIYDQQHNLLQEVRRDG, encoded by the coding sequence ATGAGCCAGACTATCGTCATCGATCCCATTACCCGCCTGGAGGGCCACGGCAAGATCGATATCATCCTGAATGATCAGGGCAACGTCGATCGGGCTTACTTTCGAGTCCCCGAGCTGCGCGGCTTCGAGAAGTTCGCCGAAGGTCGCCCCGCCGAGGATATGCCCCAGATAACCTCCCGCATCTGCGGCGTCTGCCCCACCGCCCATCATATGGCCTCTACCAAAACCCTGGATGACCTCTACAAAGTGGACCCACCACCAGCCGCCAAGAAAATCCGGGAGATGGTCTATACCTGTTTCATGGTAGAAGACCATGCCCTGCACTTCTACTTCCTGGGAGGACCCGATTTTGTGGTGGGACCAACCGCTCCCAAGGCCGAGCGGAATATCCTTGGTGTGCTCGGCAAAGTCGGATTGGAAATCGGCAAAGAAGTTATCGGGCTGCGCAAACAGATTCGCGATCTTATTTCTCTGGCCGGCGGCAAGGTGATCCACCCAGTCTTCGGCCTGCCCGGCGGCATCTCCAAAGCGCTCACTGCCGAAGACCAGGAGAAATTTATCGCCGGCGCCAACCACGCTGTCGAATTCGGCCTCTTCAGCCTGAATCTCTTCAACGACGTGGTGCTGAAGAATCCCGACTATGTGGGCCACATCACCTCCGATACTTACACCCACGAGACCTACTACATGGGTCTTATGGATGAAAACAACAAGGTCAACTTCTATGACGGGCAAATACGGGTGGTATCCCCCGATGGGAAGGAGTTCGTCAAGTTCCCCGTCCAGCAATATTTAGAGCACGTGGCCGAACACGTTGAACCGTGGAGCTACGTCAAGTTTCCCTATCTGGCAACCGTGGGATGGACCGGCTTCGAGGACGGCATTAAGAGCGGCGTTTACTGCGTGGCGCCCCTGGCCCGCCTGAACGCTTCCGACGGCATGGCCACTCCCAAGGCCCAGGAAGCCTACGAGCTGTATAATAAAACGCTAGGAGGCAAGCCTGTCCATCACACCCTCGCCAACCACTGGGCCCGGCTCATCGAACTGCTCTATGCCGCCGAGCGGTTGAAGGAACTGGCCAATGATCCCGACATCATCAATCCGGATGTTCGCACCATTCCCACCGCGACTCCGGAAGAGGGCATGGGCGTAGTGGAAGCCCCCAGGGGCACTCTCTTCCATCACTACCAGACTGACGAGCGGGGGGTCATCACCAAGGCCAACCTCATTGTCGCCACCCAGAACAACGCCGCCCGCATCGCCATGTCGGTGGACAAGGCCGCCCGGGGCCTCATCAAGAACGGCAAGGTGGATGATGGCATTCTCAATATGGTGGAGATGGCCTTCCGGGCCTACGATCCCTGCCATGGCTGCGCTACCCATGCTCTGCCCGGACAGATGCCCCTGATCGTCAGCATTTACGACCAGCAGCATAACCTGCTCCAGGAAGTCCGCCGGGACGGGTAA